One part of the Mesorhizobium sp. M4B.F.Ca.ET.058.02.1.1 genome encodes these proteins:
- a CDS encoding Crp/Fnr family transcriptional regulator translates to MTFRQDIHSSGIPVLCFPCEARRRGVCGALDPDNLVGLAKTCSRRRIESGMELTGEAQNVDSYSNVLSGVVKLSKSLSDGRQQIVGLQFAPDFLGRPFKVESSINAEAATAVTLCSFPRAAVERMMKASREFEHRLLKQTLNELDEAREWMVTLGRKTAPEKVATFLLMMARNIDSSLDAASGSASFDLPLTRVEMSDFLGITNETVSRQLTRLRADGVIRIENARHVTVDSISRLEKRCGGGRERP, encoded by the coding sequence ATGACCTTTCGGCAAGACATTCATAGTTCCGGCATTCCTGTTCTTTGCTTCCCTTGCGAGGCACGGCGTCGCGGTGTCTGCGGTGCGCTCGATCCAGACAATTTGGTTGGGCTCGCCAAGACTTGCTCGCGTCGCCGGATCGAGTCAGGAATGGAGTTGACCGGCGAGGCACAGAACGTCGACAGCTACTCCAACGTGCTTTCAGGCGTTGTAAAGCTATCAAAGAGCCTGTCGGATGGGCGCCAGCAGATCGTCGGTCTCCAGTTTGCACCGGATTTTCTGGGACGTCCTTTCAAGGTGGAAAGCTCGATCAATGCGGAAGCGGCAACAGCAGTCACGCTGTGTTCGTTTCCGCGAGCGGCCGTCGAACGGATGATGAAGGCGTCACGGGAATTCGAGCATCGCCTGCTCAAACAGACGCTGAATGAACTCGATGAGGCGCGCGAGTGGATGGTGACGCTGGGGCGCAAGACAGCTCCGGAAAAGGTAGCGACTTTTCTCCTCATGATGGCCCGGAATATCGATTCCAGTCTCGATGCGGCTTCCGGGTCGGCGTCCTTCGATCTGCCGCTGACGCGTGTCGAAATGTCTGATTTCCTTGGAATCACCAACGAGACCGTGAGCCGCCAACTGACGCGATTGCGGGCTGACGGGGTGATTCGGATTGAGAACGCACGCCATGTGACGGTGGACAGCATAAGCCGTCTGGAGAAGCGCTGTGGCGGCGGACGCGAGCGGCCCTAA
- the ccoN gene encoding cytochrome-c oxidase, cbb3-type subunit I, whose product MKFGTEIVLLSVFAFAALVAAGFGVDEPFRRHMWVLFFAVAGFTAILLRNTEFKPAAPIDPSAYMDGPIRYGAIATVFWGVVGMLVGVVIALQLAYPDLNIQPWFNFGRLRPLHTSGVVFAFGGNALLCTSLYVVQRTCRARLFGRDLAWFVFWGYQLFIVMAATGYLLGITEGREYAEPEWYVDVWLTIVWVAYLILFLGTILKRKEPHIYVANWFYLSFIVTIAMLHVVNNLSIPVSFLGSKSYSAFSGVQDALTQWWYGHNAVGFFLTAGFLGMMYYFVPKQANRPVYSYRLSIVHFWAIIFLYIWAGPHHLHYTALPDWAQTLGMVFSIMLWMPSWGGMINGLMTLSGAWDKLRTDPIIRMMVMAVAFYGMSTFEGPIMAIRAVNSLSHYTDWTIGHVHSGALGWVGMISFGAIYYMVPKLWNRQRLYSLRLVTWHFWLATLGIVVYAAVMWVSGVMQGLMWREYDEQGFLVYSFAETVAAMHPYYVMRAIGGAMYLSGALIMAWNITRTILGHQREEEPMPSPVAIRPARSGAR is encoded by the coding sequence ATGAAATTCGGCACAGAGATCGTCCTTCTAAGCGTGTTCGCTTTTGCGGCCCTGGTGGCCGCCGGCTTCGGCGTGGATGAACCTTTCCGCCGACACATGTGGGTGTTGTTCTTCGCAGTGGCTGGTTTCACTGCGATCCTGTTGCGCAACACGGAGTTCAAGCCAGCAGCTCCGATTGACCCATCCGCTTACATGGATGGTCCGATCCGCTACGGCGCGATCGCCACCGTGTTCTGGGGTGTCGTCGGCATGCTGGTCGGCGTGGTGATCGCGCTGCAGCTCGCCTACCCCGATCTCAACATCCAGCCCTGGTTCAATTTCGGTCGTTTGCGGCCGTTGCACACATCCGGTGTCGTCTTCGCCTTCGGCGGCAACGCGCTGCTTTGCACGTCTCTGTATGTCGTGCAGCGCACCTGCCGCGCCCGCCTCTTCGGCCGTGATCTGGCCTGGTTCGTCTTCTGGGGCTACCAGCTGTTCATCGTCATGGCCGCGACCGGCTACCTGCTCGGCATCACCGAGGGCCGCGAGTACGCCGAACCCGAATGGTATGTGGATGTCTGGCTGACCATCGTCTGGGTCGCCTACCTCATTCTGTTCCTTGGCACGATCCTGAAGCGCAAGGAACCGCATATCTACGTGGCCAACTGGTTCTACCTGTCGTTCATCGTCACCATCGCGATGCTGCATGTGGTCAACAACCTGTCCATACCAGTCTCGTTCCTGGGCTCCAAGAGCTACTCCGCCTTTTCAGGGGTCCAGGACGCCTTGACGCAATGGTGGTACGGCCACAACGCGGTCGGCTTCTTTCTCACCGCCGGCTTCCTCGGCATGATGTATTATTTCGTGCCCAAGCAGGCGAACCGGCCAGTCTATTCGTACCGGCTGTCGATCGTCCATTTCTGGGCGATCATCTTTCTCTACATCTGGGCCGGGCCGCATCACCTGCACTACACCGCCTTGCCCGATTGGGCGCAGACGCTCGGCATGGTGTTCTCGATCATGCTGTGGATGCCGTCCTGGGGCGGCATGATCAACGGCCTGATGACGCTGTCCGGCGCCTGGGACAAGCTGCGCACCGATCCGATCATACGCATGATGGTGATGGCCGTCGCCTTCTATGGCATGTCGACCTTCGAAGGCCCCATCATGGCGATCCGGGCGGTCAATTCGCTGTCGCATTATACCGACTGGACGATCGGCCACGTCCATTCGGGCGCGCTCGGCTGGGTTGGCATGATCTCGTTCGGCGCAATCTACTACATGGTGCCGAAGCTCTGGAACCGGCAACGGCTCTACTCGTTGCGGCTGGTCACCTGGCATTTCTGGCTGGCGACACTTGGTATCGTTGTCTACGCCGCGGTGATGTGGGTATCCGGCGTCATGCAGGGCCTGATGTGGCGCGAATACGACGAGCAGGGCTTCCTGGTCTACTCCTTCGCCGAGACCGTCGCCGCCATGCACCCCTACTATGTCATGCGCGCCATCGGTGGGGCCATGTACCTCTCCGGCGCGCTGATCATGGCCTGGAACATCACCAGGACCATCCTCGGCCACCAGCGCGAGGAGGAGCCGATGCCGAGCCCCGTCGCCATCCGACCTGCGCGATCAGGAGCCAGGTAA
- the ccoO gene encoding cytochrome-c oxidase, cbb3-type subunit II has product MGLMDKHAIIEKNATLLLVGSLLVVTVGGIVEIAPLFYLDNTIEKVEGMRPYSPLELVGRNIYMREGCYLCHSQMIRPFRDEVERYGHYSLAAESMYDHPFQWGSKRTGPDLARVGDRYSNAWHVAHLTDPRSVVPESIMPSYGFLKDTPIDVKDFSTHLVANRLVAVPYTDDMIVHANADLAAQADPNADTSGLEARYPKAKIGDFDGNPQQVTEMDALLAYLQMLGTLVDFKNYDEAAGYR; this is encoded by the coding sequence ATGGGCTTGATGGACAAACACGCAATCATCGAGAAGAACGCCACGCTTCTTCTCGTTGGCTCGCTGCTCGTGGTGACGGTCGGCGGCATCGTCGAGATCGCGCCTCTCTTCTATCTCGACAATACGATCGAGAAGGTGGAAGGCATGCGCCCCTATTCGCCGCTCGAACTTGTCGGGCGCAACATCTATATGCGCGAGGGCTGCTACCTCTGTCATAGCCAGATGATCAGGCCGTTCCGCGACGAAGTTGAGCGCTATGGCCACTACAGCCTAGCTGCCGAGTCCATGTACGATCACCCCTTCCAGTGGGGATCGAAGCGCACCGGGCCGGATCTCGCCAGAGTTGGCGACCGCTACTCGAATGCATGGCATGTCGCGCATCTTACCGACCCGCGCTCGGTGGTGCCGGAATCGATCATGCCGAGCTATGGGTTCCTGAAAGACACGCCGATCGACGTGAAGGATTTCTCAACGCATCTGGTCGCCAACAGGCTTGTAGCCGTCCCTTACACCGATGACATGATCGTCCACGCCAATGCGGATCTGGCGGCGCAGGCCGATCCCAATGCCGACACATCAGGCCTTGAGGCGCGTTACCCAAAAGCCAAGATCGGCGACTTCGACGGCAACCCGCAACAGGTCACCGAAATGGATGCCCTGCTCGCCTACCTGCAGATGCTTGGCACACTGGTCGACTTCAAAAATTACGACGAAGCCGCCGGCTACCGCTGA
- a CDS encoding cbb3-type cytochrome c oxidase subunit 3 yields MTYNLMRAFADSWGLVAMALFFVGCIAFALRPGSRRLADEAARIPLEDE; encoded by the coding sequence ATGACCTACAATTTGATGCGGGCGTTTGCCGACAGCTGGGGCCTGGTTGCGATGGCGCTGTTCTTCGTGGGGTGCATCGCCTTTGCCCTACGCCCCGGCAGCCGAAGGCTGGCCGACGAAGCGGCCCGCATTCCGCTCGAGGACGAGTGA
- the ccoP gene encoding cytochrome-c oxidase, cbb3-type subunit III, translating into MSDEHIDEISGVSTTGHEWDGIRELNNPLPRWWVITFYVTIVWAIGYTIAYPAWPLLHSATKGVLGYSSRNEVRNELTAAEAAKGKYISAVESKSVSEISADDGLREFAIAAGGAAFKVNCVQCHGSGAQGSKGFPNLNDDDWLWGGKAEQIQQTITHGIRFASDPDTRLSEMPAFGDIITADQIAQVSAYVASLSGKVRDASLIQPGAKVFAENCVACHGDNAKGNREFGAPDLTDAIWLYGSGETAIAAQVRAPKQGVMPAWVGRLGEIKVKELAVYVHSLGGGE; encoded by the coding sequence ATGAGCGACGAGCATATCGATGAAATCTCTGGCGTCTCGACCACCGGCCACGAATGGGATGGCATCCGGGAGCTGAACAACCCGCTTCCCAGATGGTGGGTTATCACCTTTTACGTCACCATTGTCTGGGCGATAGGCTACACCATCGCCTATCCAGCATGGCCTCTGTTGCACTCGGCGACGAAGGGTGTGCTCGGCTATTCCAGCCGCAACGAGGTCAGGAACGAGCTGACTGCGGCTGAGGCCGCCAAGGGCAAATATATCTCGGCGGTGGAGTCCAAGAGCGTCTCGGAGATCTCCGCGGACGACGGCCTGCGCGAATTCGCAATCGCCGCCGGTGGCGCCGCTTTCAAGGTCAATTGCGTACAATGTCACGGCTCCGGCGCCCAAGGTTCCAAGGGCTTTCCCAATCTCAACGACGACGACTGGCTATGGGGCGGCAAGGCCGAGCAGATCCAGCAGACGATTACGCACGGCATCCGCTTCGCATCCGATCCGGACACGCGCCTGTCGGAAATGCCGGCCTTCGGCGACATCATTACCGCCGACCAGATCGCACAAGTCAGCGCCTACGTGGCCAGCCTTTCCGGCAAGGTCCGCGATGCAAGTCTGATCCAACCCGGCGCCAAGGTCTTTGCCGAGAACTGCGTCGCCTGTCACGGCGACAATGCAAAAGGCAACAGGGAATTCGGCGCCCCCGACCTGACCGATGCGATCTGGCTCTATGGATCCGGTGAGACAGCCATCGCCGCACAGGTCCGTGCGCCAAAACAGGGCGTCATGCCGGCCTGGGTTGGCCGTCTCGGCGAGATCAAGGTCAAGGAACTTGCAGTTTATGTCCATTCGCTTGGCGGCGGAGAATAG
- the ccoG gene encoding cytochrome c oxidase accessory protein CcoG — protein sequence MRDKTQLTRLETETVNSAKTRKPLYAARQKIFPKRASGNFRRFKWLVMTITLGIYYLAAWLPWARGPFAPDQAVLLDLANRRFYFFFIEIWPQEFFYVAGLLVMAGVGLFLITSTVGRAWCGYACPQTVWVDLFLVVERAIEGDRNARMKLDAGPWTARKLMLRVSKHTIWLVIGAATGGAWIFYFADAPTLLGELFTGTAAPVAYITVAVLTATTYTFGGLMREQVCTYMCPWPRIQAAMLDENSLTVTYNDWRGEPRSRHAKKVLAAGQPVGDCVDCNACVAVCPMGIDIRDGQQLECITCALCIDACDGVMDKLGKERGLIAYATLSDYNANMMLATAGGSSSVNPSLIRTADGLFSDKVAHFHIRKIFRPRTYVYMGLWSLIGLGLLYSLLTRDRLELNVLHDRNPQFVTLTDGSIRNGYTVKLLNMIPEPRTIVVTMQGLEGADMVVVGDDIPAGRSFAIPVEPDRLKMLRVFVRQPADQIRAPAQTFKFRVEDRASFESNEYTATFNAPEPLR from the coding sequence ATGCGTGATAAGACGCAGTTGACACGGCTCGAAACAGAAACTGTCAATTCCGCCAAAACCCGCAAGCCGCTTTATGCCGCGCGTCAAAAGATCTTTCCGAAGCGCGCCTCGGGCAACTTTCGTCGCTTCAAATGGCTGGTGATGACGATCACACTTGGCATCTACTACCTGGCTGCGTGGCTGCCTTGGGCTCGCGGTCCATTTGCCCCGGACCAGGCAGTCCTGCTCGATCTCGCGAACCGGCGCTTCTACTTCTTCTTCATCGAGATATGGCCCCAGGAATTCTTCTATGTGGCCGGCCTCCTGGTCATGGCGGGCGTCGGTCTTTTCCTGATCACCTCGACTGTCGGCCGTGCCTGGTGCGGCTATGCATGCCCTCAGACGGTGTGGGTCGATCTGTTCCTCGTCGTCGAACGTGCGATCGAGGGGGACCGCAACGCCCGCATGAAACTTGACGCAGGTCCCTGGACCGCGCGCAAGCTCATGCTGCGTGTGTCCAAGCACACCATCTGGCTGGTCATAGGGGCGGCGACTGGCGGCGCCTGGATCTTCTACTTTGCCGATGCACCGACGCTGCTCGGCGAGCTCTTCACCGGCACTGCGGCGCCCGTCGCCTACATCACTGTCGCCGTCCTGACGGCTACCACCTACACGTTCGGCGGTCTGATGCGCGAACAGGTCTGCACCTATATGTGCCCGTGGCCCCGCATCCAGGCGGCCATGCTCGATGAAAATTCCCTCACTGTCACCTACAATGACTGGCGCGGCGAACCGCGTTCGCGCCACGCCAAGAAGGTGCTGGCCGCAGGCCAGCCCGTGGGCGACTGCGTCGACTGCAATGCCTGTGTCGCGGTCTGCCCGATGGGGATAGACATTCGCGACGGCCAGCAGCTCGAATGCATCACTTGCGCGCTCTGCATCGACGCCTGTGACGGCGTCATGGACAAGCTCGGCAAGGAGCGTGGGCTGATCGCCTATGCGACGCTCTCCGACTACAACGCCAACATGATGCTGGCGACTGCAGGCGGGTCCAGCTCAGTCAATCCATCGCTGATCAGGACCGCTGATGGCCTGTTCTCCGACAAGGTGGCGCATTTTCACATCCGCAAGATCTTTCGGCCGCGCACCTACGTCTACATGGGCTTGTGGTCGCTGATCGGCCTCGGCCTGCTCTATTCGCTGCTGACGCGCGATCGGCTCGAACTGAACGTATTGCATGATCGCAATCCCCAGTTCGTCACGCTGACCGACGGATCCATCCGCAATGGCTATACCGTCAAGCTGCTCAACATGATCCCCGAGCCGAGGACGATCGTCGTAACCATGCAGGGCCTTGAAGGCGCTGACATGGTCGTCGTCGGCGACGACATCCCCGCAGGCCGTTCCTTCGCCATTCCGGTCGAACCCGACCGCCTGAAAATGCTGAGGGTCTTCGTTCGCCAGCCGGCGGACCAGATCCGCGCTCCGGCACAGACCTTCAAGTTCCGCGTCGAGGACAGAGCCAGCTTTGAGTCGAACGAGTACACCGCCACCTTCAACGCGCCGGAGCCCCTCAGATGA
- a CDS encoding FixH family protein, giving the protein MTANVQKPREFTGRHMLVIILAFFGVVIAVNLTMATLASTSWTGLVVENTYVASQQFNKKAEEGRAQAALGWTGKLTIAWGEVRYGLADVAGKPVPLHGVKVLFRHPAYEKEDKSVTLAPASGQEFAAQHMPKDGVWIVEVDADAGLDKPYRDVRRIMISNGALQ; this is encoded by the coding sequence ATGACTGCCAATGTACAAAAGCCTCGTGAATTCACCGGCAGGCACATGCTGGTCATCATCCTGGCCTTTTTCGGCGTGGTCATCGCAGTCAATCTGACCATGGCAACGCTCGCCAGCACAAGCTGGACTGGCCTCGTCGTCGAAAACACCTATGTGGCGAGCCAGCAATTCAACAAGAAGGCCGAGGAAGGACGGGCGCAGGCAGCACTTGGCTGGACCGGCAAGCTGACCATCGCATGGGGCGAAGTTCGCTATGGCCTCGCCGACGTCGCCGGCAAGCCGGTTCCCTTGCACGGCGTCAAGGTGCTGTTTCGCCATCCCGCGTACGAGAAGGAGGACAAGTCGGTCACCCTCGCACCCGCCTCGGGCCAGGAATTCGCAGCCCAGCACATGCCGAAGGACGGCGTCTGGATTGTCGAAGTCGACGCCGACGCCGGTCTGGACAAACCGTATCGCGACGTCCGCCGGATCATGATTTCCAATGGAGCGCTGCAATGA
- a CDS encoding cation-translocating P-type ATPase, with the protein MSCCAPGAEMALDLVNTGSVLPSSQEIRLASRSLGDDLHQTDLSVPTVHCAGCIQTIETALGKLDRVESARVNLSTKRVSVRWRGDEVPPFVVALGRLGYQAHLFPSEVGDKDRTLSDLIRAVAVAGFAAGNIMLLSVSVWSGAEGATRDLFHWVSALIAIPALAFAGGIFFRSAWNALRHGRMNMDVPIAVGVSLAYAMSLYETINHGDHAYFDASVSLLFFLLIGRTLDHVMRERARTAVKGLSQLAAHGAMVLRSDGARDYLPVGEIEPGMRLLIAAGERIPVDGKIIQGTSDLDCSLASGESTPKNVAPGEAVQAGVLNLTGPLTIEATAAAKDSFLAEMVRLMEAAEGGRAHYRRIADRVSALYAPVVHLTAFATFLGWMAVTGDWHRAITIAIAVLIITCPCALGLAVPIVQVVAARRLFENGIMVKDGSAMERLATIDTAVFDKTGTLTLGQPRLVNASSIDPAMLAVAGDMATHSRHPFSKAIAGFAHPGGQYKFDAVTEHPGFGIEATGAGSTWRLGRRGWAGWRARTGGEGKHGGTVLTKDGFIVATFDFEDALRADAKAAIGQLSHAGVSVEMLSGDTAGACGEVAEMLGVKDFVPCLLPSGKVERIETLAKDGHKVLMVGDGLNDTPALSAAHVSIAPATAADIGRNAADFVFLRESLLAVPLALDVSRKAGHLIRQNIAIAIVYNAVAVPIAILGHATPLLAAIAMSASSVLVIGNALRLHGFGANATLQVIQKVGRSAVSYSA; encoded by the coding sequence ATGAGTTGTTGTGCACCGGGCGCCGAAATGGCGCTTGATCTGGTCAACACCGGATCGGTCCTGCCGTCCAGCCAGGAGATCAGGCTGGCGAGCCGATCGCTTGGCGATGATCTTCACCAGACCGATCTTTCAGTACCGACGGTTCATTGCGCAGGCTGCATCCAGACGATCGAGACGGCGCTGGGAAAGCTCGATCGCGTCGAGAGCGCCCGCGTCAACCTGTCGACGAAACGGGTCTCTGTCCGGTGGCGTGGTGACGAGGTCCCACCGTTCGTCGTCGCGCTTGGGCGGCTAGGCTACCAGGCGCATCTCTTCCCTTCCGAGGTCGGCGACAAGGACAGGACGTTATCGGATTTGATCCGCGCGGTCGCGGTTGCCGGCTTTGCGGCGGGCAACATCATGCTGCTTTCGGTCTCGGTCTGGTCCGGCGCCGAAGGTGCTACCCGCGACCTGTTTCACTGGGTCTCGGCGCTGATCGCCATTCCTGCCCTCGCCTTCGCCGGCGGCATCTTCTTCCGTTCGGCCTGGAATGCTTTGCGCCATGGCCGCATGAATATGGACGTGCCGATCGCGGTCGGTGTTTCGCTCGCCTACGCCATGAGCCTCTACGAGACGATCAACCATGGCGATCACGCCTATTTTGACGCGTCGGTATCGCTGCTGTTCTTCCTGTTGATCGGCCGCACGTTGGATCACGTGATGCGCGAACGTGCCCGGACCGCTGTGAAAGGCCTGTCCCAGTTGGCCGCACATGGCGCCATGGTGCTGCGCAGCGACGGCGCGCGCGACTATTTGCCGGTCGGCGAGATCGAACCAGGCATGCGGTTGTTGATCGCAGCCGGTGAGAGGATCCCCGTCGACGGCAAGATCATCCAGGGAACGTCGGATCTCGACTGCTCGCTGGCCTCAGGCGAAAGCACGCCGAAAAACGTGGCGCCGGGCGAAGCAGTTCAGGCCGGCGTGCTCAATCTTACCGGCCCGCTGACGATTGAGGCGACAGCCGCCGCGAAGGATTCGTTTCTGGCGGAAATGGTTCGTCTTATGGAAGCCGCAGAGGGCGGCCGCGCGCATTATCGCCGGATCGCCGATCGCGTTTCAGCGCTCTATGCCCCGGTGGTTCATCTCACAGCCTTCGCGACGTTCCTTGGCTGGATGGCGGTGACCGGCGACTGGCACCGGGCGATAACCATCGCCATTGCCGTTCTGATCATCACCTGCCCGTGCGCGCTCGGCCTCGCCGTACCGATCGTTCAGGTGGTCGCCGCGCGGCGCCTGTTTGAGAACGGCATCATGGTAAAGGACGGTTCTGCCATGGAGCGCCTGGCGACGATTGATACAGCGGTGTTCGACAAGACCGGAACGCTCACGCTCGGCCAGCCCCGGCTGGTCAATGCATCGTCGATCGATCCGGCCATGCTGGCAGTCGCGGGAGACATGGCTACGCATTCCCGCCATCCTTTTTCAAAGGCCATAGCCGGTTTTGCCCATCCCGGCGGGCAGTACAAATTTGATGCCGTCACCGAGCATCCAGGGTTTGGAATCGAAGCCACTGGAGCCGGAAGCACCTGGCGGCTAGGCCGACGCGGATGGGCTGGATGGAGAGCCCGGACCGGTGGTGAAGGCAAACATGGCGGAACCGTGCTGACAAAAGACGGGTTCATTGTCGCGACCTTCGATTTTGAGGACGCGCTGCGCGCAGACGCCAAGGCGGCGATCGGGCAATTGAGCCATGCCGGGGTGTCAGTGGAAATGCTGTCGGGCGATACTGCGGGTGCCTGCGGTGAAGTCGCAGAAATGCTGGGTGTCAAGGACTTCGTTCCGTGCCTGCTGCCATCCGGCAAGGTCGAGCGCATCGAGACCCTGGCGAAAGACGGACACAAGGTTCTGATGGTTGGCGACGGCCTCAACGACACGCCGGCGCTCAGCGCGGCGCATGTCTCGATCGCTCCAGCTACCGCCGCCGACATTGGCCGCAATGCCGCCGACTTCGTATTCCTGCGCGAAAGCCTTCTGGCAGTGCCTCTCGCGCTGGACGTCTCGCGCAAGGCGGGACACCTGATCCGCCAGAACATCGCGATTGCGATCGTCTACAATGCGGTGGCAGTACCAATCGCCATCCTCGGGCACGCCACGCCTTTGTTAGCGGCGATTGCCATGTCTGCCTCATCGGTGCTTGTTATTGGAAACGCATTGCGCTTGCACGGCTTCGGGGCGAATGCGACGCTGCAAGTTATTCAAAAAGTCGGACGCTCCGCAGTCAGCTATTCGGCATAA
- the ccoS gene encoding cbb3-type cytochrome oxidase assembly protein CcoS: MTTLLYLIPVALFLGALGVSGFVWALRSGQYEDLDGAAERILIDRDDKPER; encoded by the coding sequence GTGACGACGTTGCTCTATCTCATACCAGTGGCCCTTTTTCTGGGTGCACTGGGTGTGTCCGGCTTCGTCTGGGCATTGCGAAGCGGTCAATACGAAGATCTCGACGGAGCCGCCGAGCGGATACTAATTGATCGGGACGACAAACCGGAACGCTGA
- the ubiM gene encoding 5-demethoxyubiquinol-8 5-hydroxylase UbiM — MMGSDDNFDIVVVGAGPVGLSFAASLAQSELKVAVVEQNTFDSLANPAFDGREIALTNASIRTLRELGAWDVIPASDKSALQGARVLNGSSAFALRFDPPSNSGEPLGVLVPNCRIREALFKIVRLQDRARLLCGHSVVDATNSQEGAVVTLSNGARLTARLVVAADSRLSATRDLLGIGADINRLGHSMLICRVRHERAHHQIAIEWFDHHQTIAMLPLAEGMSSLLLTLRSNEAYRLLAFDDDLFLSELTKRCRGRLGKMTLASKRHTYPLVTTWAHKFRAPSAALIGDAAIGMHPVTAHGFNIGLSSQKQLARGIMTACRDGRNVGDPDMLHIYERRLRLSAAPLYHATNILIGLYSRDHLAARLARHLGLRFAQHVPLVRHGISAELQR, encoded by the coding sequence CTGATGGGCTCTGACGATAATTTTGACATCGTTGTCGTTGGAGCCGGCCCGGTCGGCCTTTCGTTCGCTGCGTCGCTTGCCCAAAGCGAACTCAAGGTGGCAGTTGTTGAACAGAACACATTCGATAGTCTGGCGAATCCGGCTTTCGATGGTCGCGAAATCGCGCTGACCAACGCTTCGATCAGAACCCTTCGCGAGCTCGGCGCCTGGGATGTCATCCCGGCTTCGGACAAATCAGCACTTCAAGGCGCGCGCGTGCTCAACGGCTCGAGCGCATTCGCTCTTCGTTTCGATCCTCCCAGCAACTCTGGAGAACCGCTGGGGGTTTTGGTTCCAAATTGCCGGATCCGCGAGGCGCTGTTCAAAATCGTCCGCTTGCAGGATCGCGCCCGGCTGTTGTGCGGCCACTCGGTCGTCGATGCAACAAACAGCCAAGAAGGAGCAGTCGTAACGCTCTCTAATGGCGCGCGTTTAACTGCTCGGCTGGTTGTTGCCGCGGATTCGCGTTTGTCCGCCACGCGTGATCTGCTAGGCATCGGCGCCGATATCAACCGGCTTGGCCACTCGATGCTGATTTGCCGAGTGAGGCACGAGCGCGCCCACCACCAGATCGCCATCGAATGGTTCGATCACCATCAGACGATAGCGATGTTGCCCCTCGCGGAGGGCATGTCGTCGCTGCTGCTCACATTGCGCTCAAACGAGGCCTATAGACTGCTTGCCTTCGATGATGATTTGTTCCTGTCGGAGTTGACGAAACGGTGTCGAGGGCGCCTTGGAAAAATGACCTTGGCAAGCAAGCGCCACACCTATCCGCTGGTCACGACCTGGGCGCACAAATTCCGGGCGCCGAGCGCCGCACTCATCGGCGACGCTGCCATCGGCATGCACCCGGTGACCGCTCACGGATTCAACATCGGTCTCAGCAGCCAGAAGCAACTCGCCCGTGGAATCATGACTGCGTGCCGCGACGGCCGCAATGTTGGCGACCCCGACATGCTGCATATATACGAAAGGCGGCTGCGCCTGTCGGCGGCGCCGCTCTACCATGCAACGAACATATTGATTGGACTCTACTCCAGAGACCACCTGGCGGCACGGCTTGCAAGGCATCTGGGGCTTCGCTTTGCCCAACATGTTCCCCTTGTCCGGCATGGGATATCGGCGGAGCTCCAGCGGTGA